AGGTATTTATTAGGTTACGTAATAAAAactgttatttgtttattttagctcaggttcattaaataatattaacatacaacttttgattttagttctgtattataaatgttgaaattaacatgaactaaaatgaataaatgctttagaattAGGCTATTTTTCATTGTAAGTTAATGTTTACTAATATAGATTTATTATGAAGTGTTAccagtaaaataaagtgttgtatCAACGAATATTCTTCATGTAAACTAGTTTGACCTTAGTATGCTGTACAAAAGAAGGTCATCAGATCATCTGTCCAATGTATAAACTAAAACCTCATTACAAGCAATGTAAACTAGGTGATTACAGAACAATTAAGCTAATTACATTCTGTTTACAAATAAAATCAAGCAATAATGAACAAGCATTAATAAGGTCAGTATACTCACTATAAACTCTGTTCTAGTTTGGAGGGAGTTACTTATAACAGATGTGATGGTGTCAGGTCTATTTATTTGAACCCCATAAGACACTACACATATGGCAGAGGACATCCTGATCAGCTTACAACCGCTTTATTATTTATGATGTGGTTGGACAAACCCAAGCAGCACCTCCGCAGTCTCATTTAGCTTTGAACAGGTAGTGATGTTGCCACAGCCAGTACCGAGTCAAATTCAAACTACTGTGAATGAACATACAAAGTAACGATATGCTCAAGCTGCGGTGAACTACAGTCATGTTTGCGGCAGCAACTAAGAACTTTGTGAAGCAGGTAGGAGACACTGGACGGCTGGTCCATGTGCCCAGTCTAAGTGAAGCGGACCGATATCAACCCCTCAGCCTGGTGACGAGGAAGAGAAGACGCCATTTCTGGAAGAAGACCAAATATGCCACTACCCCATTCTCACTGAAAGACATACTCGTGGGAGAGAAAGAGATCACAGCAGGTGAGAAAGATTTcataatttgaaataaattcaaataacttgATGAGTATAGATGAACACTTGTGAACAATACACATTTGTGAAGAATTTTATGTGCATCTTTGCGTAAATTGTACttacaaaatgcataaaaacactTATTACATACTGTATTTTGAAATTTTTTCGCATTGTATGcgtataaattaatgtatttttttaattaagggatagttcacccaaaaattctcaagttcttccaaacctgtatgaatttctttcttctgctgaacacaaaagaagatattttggagAATATGGGTTACCATACAGCTGATgggccccactgactttcatagAAGGGgaaaaactgtttggttaccagcattcttcaaaatatcttcttttgtgtaagccgaagaaagaaattcatacaggtttgaaacatcttgagggtgagtaaatgatgacagaattttcatttttgggtgaaccgtCCCTTTAAGTGTATACTGTAAGTGATATCAAAGTAGTGTATTTCTGCCTGGTTGACAGGGGTCTCCTCATATCAGCTTCTGAACTATGAAGACAAGTCTGATGTTTCACTAAATGGGCGTTTGGGCAACCATCTGATCCATGAGGTGGGAGTAAACGTGAGTGGTTCAGACTCGGTGGCGGTAAAAGCCTCCTTTGGAATTGTGACCAAGCATGAGGTGGAGGTTCCTACATTACTGAGGGAGCTCAATGCAAGGTAAAGGACATTGTGTATATGTTTTTATACAGTTAGACAGTTCCAGCAAAGAAATTTTTCATTTGTTCTCCCACAAAATGATCACGTTCTCCCCAAAAAACTTTGCATTTGCTCGCAAAAATTTTGGGTTCattcgcaaaacttttgcattccctGGTCTCCTGAGAAACTTTGTGGTTGCTTGCAAAACGTTTGCATTCCTccaaaaaaaattcatttgttCATAAAAGCGTTTTGTGTTTTCTCGCAAAATTATTCCGTTCTACTTTGACTTTGCTCACAAAACTTTGAGTTCAtgtgcaaaacttttgcatttccTCGACTCCAGAGAAACTTTGTTTCTTCACAAAACGTTTGCATTTTCTCGCAAAATTATTGCATTCCCAGaaaaaaactttgcatttgcttgcaaaacttttgGGTTCATTTctcaaaacttttgcattcctccAAAAAAATTTCATTCGCTCACAAAACTGTTGCATTCTCTCGCAAAATGATTGCattccccaagaaactttgaGTCCGCTCACAAAAATATTGGGTTCACTCACAAAACTTAtgtgttcccccaagaaacGTACCTTtgctcgcaaaacttttgtgttTGCTCACAAACCtattgcgttcccctgagaatcTTCACtcacaaaagcattgaaattaagttttttaatTGGGTCTCAAATTTAAGTTACTGGTGTAAGTTATTTCGGCACGGCTGTGATTACCTGTGGCCATGCTAATATTCGGAACAGCAACACTCTTGCTCGTGTACttcttaaattaaatgaatcaaTATATTCTCGCATGCTTTTTCTCACAAATCTCTCTGTCTATTCTCCTCTCATTTATTTCTAAATATCAGGAAAGTGGACTTGGATCATTGTTTGATCCGTCAGTCCAAAGAGAGTGGACGCACGATCCTGTGCGTTGTCATGGAGAGTATCCGCACCACACGACAGTGTTCCCTCACCGTCCACGCTGGAGTCCGTGGAACTACCATGAGGGTAAACAAATGCTATTGTGCCCCCAGGCCAAACTATATATGTAGCTGTGAAATCTGATGTTCTCTAATGCTTTCTATCGTCCCACACAGTTCCAGATAGACGATGGTCGAAATCCTAAAGGGCGAGATAAAGCCATTGTTATTCCAGCCCACACGACCATAGCATTCAGTGTGCTCGAGCTATATGTGCGTCTTGATGGACGTCTTGGTAAGCATTAAATGACGGCATAATACCAATAATGTGTTTTGACAGTATCATTCTATGTGCATTATTGCTCAAAAGTTTGTCTCCTCATATCCTGATGGCAATCACTACGTTAAACGGTCTTAAATGAATTTTTAGAAATGTATATCGTCTGTGGAAGGTGTAGGACCCTAAAATGTTCGAATGAAATAATACAATGTCCTATCTGCCTGTCAATGTATGATTTTACATACCCTCGCGCACCCTTCAGGCTATGCAGAGTTTATACAGACAAAAGTCAGTCACGAGCACcgtaaacaaacagcagccatcTTTTACAGTTCCTACCGAATCAAATCAATGAgtttatgctgcgttcacgccataaCTACCGTAATGAAGAGATGGCAACCCTTGACGTGATAAAACCCGGAGCTGTTCAGTCAGATTCAGAATTATGCGTATCCATGTCAACACCGAAATGAATTTGCAGCAGTCAGGAACAAGCTCTCTAAGttttttacattcattattattgtaatgttatgtgctttgtgACATGAAAACGCCATCTCTTGTGACGCTCTGTCGAGAGCAGAGCagctgtcattgttttggaggaATCGTGGATTTGGACAGCGATTTGCAGGGATCATATGCTTTCAATACTAGCAGGCTAACGTTAGCATTTCCCAGATCACCACCTGCGCCTTTAATActtctattcagcaaggatacattaaattgatcaaaaatgacatttatacaAAACCCCTAAAGGGATATGGTGGTGGAAAAATAtgggatgggaggaaaaaatatattttgattcttttgtgttctctctCAAAAGTTTTaagttccctcaagaaactttgcgttcatgCAAACTCAACATTTCTTGgtggaacgcaaacattttgcgagtgaatgaaaagtttctcagagaatgcaaaacatttgcgaGGGAAATCATTGACAcataatttttcctcccatcttattgttttttcatcaccatgtccctttaggggctccgtacatttagaatgttacaaaagatttctatttcaaatacattcattacttttgaactttatatttattaaaaatcctgaaaaaatgtatcacagtttccacagaaagcactactgttttcaacactggttatgtttcttgagcaccaaatcaacatataATTTCTGAAGTTTAATGTGAAACTAAAGAATGGAGTaaatcagctttgccatcaaaaagaataaattaaatttttaatcaaatgaatgcagccttcaaaaacattttaaaatattactgacggcaaacttttaaataatagtgtATATCTCTTGGAGTTATACTGTATATGAAGCTCatccatgttttttgttttgttttttggtaacactttattttacagtgccgtagttacacattactacatgtacttactatagtattaacagtaaataactaaccctaaaccaaaccctaactgtaactctatagtaagtacatgtagttaatagtactcagtacttatttgagtaattacaatgtaactatggcactgtgaaataaagtaactttttttttttaactttttaaacattttcgGAAATTAGTTGATTTTCATATTCAAGCCATTCATATTctccatttattttttatttttttattatttaactaatgGCCTTTGATGTACCTTTGGTCAGACATATGTGTAGCACCAGAGTCAATGGGAGGGTTTGAGAGGGAACAGATACGTGACCAGCTCGGGGGATACATTGGCCGCTTTTCCTTTGGAAGACTCAGGAGATTCCTGTCGGGAATCATCTATGGGAATCCTTTCAGAGCAGGTGAGATCATTTCTGTTGTCAAATGTAagtgtaatttttaaaatatgattgaAGAAATGTTCTAAATATGACTCTTGATTTATGCTTGCTGTAGATGACAGGACGTTTGAAGAGCTCACTCACTCTGATATGTACATGGACGATGTCGTGACGGACTACTACGAGAAGGCTGCCAGCATGACTGACCTGTCCACGACCTACCTGCGGGATGAGAAGCACATCCGTGTAAATCTACTCAACCATAACATACCTAAAGGGCCGTGCGCCCTGTGTGGCATGGGGCATCAGAAGCGCGAGACTGTCTATGGCTGCCTGGAATGCTCTTCGGGGGGACATAAATACGTCCGCCTCCACGCTGTACCATGTTTTGACCTCTGGCACAAAACCTTGAGGTGAGAAAGGGCTTGGAGGAACTCCCAGGGTGATTTTAATGCAGCCCTTGTGCAATATGACCACAAAATGTAAAACCATCATCTTTAATTTcggcaaaaacacattttaagaaAGCAAGAATGTTGTTTGCTCAGTGACATTGTAAACCAATGATTTCAACAAATTCTAAAGAGTTTGACTTCAATCTGATGATTTATTAGGTGattagtttaatagtttatatttTCCTTGTTTTGTCACAAATTCAGCAGTTTGCATGAGTATATTATTATACCCGTTGCATCTTAGttgttaaataataattagGTCACACTTTAcattacactcttaaaaataaaggttctttatagccATCTTTGTTCCATatagaacctttaacatccatggaacctttccattgcacaaaaggttctttataatgGAAAGAAGTTCTTTAAGGGgagtttacacaacaccatttgaAGCGAAAAATAGAAAACTTCTTTTtgcattttggccattcatttacatgacaatggcaTTTTGGGTGCCTGAAAAcatttcaaacttttgaactgggtttcaaagtgcaagtttttgaaaacggtaCTGTTagtgtctctgtgtaaactacaaaaacgcaaAATCATGAAAACAGCAAAGCCTCATATCTCCCAATAATAAGACCATCTCTGGAAAATGTTGACGTCATGCACGCGTATTGCATGGTCAGTCTatccggttgttaagtctgacgtcacgcggcagcgcttccAGGTCCTAATGCTCTAtctcataataaaaaaataaaataaaaaaaaacgctctatctcataccacaagaaaacaacaaatggtgctaatatacatacacgatgtggtgtaatactacaaaaaatatataattacaacctttatctccatatcaaaattccagatggccagacaatgattcatcttttataaatcattaaaatattaatatctgtgacgctgtgagcacggagactgttgtgtagactgtaagtatttaaaatgtttaacttttttaaatgattgacggttaatatgaataaatagcgctcataaacggccgtccatggcattctcaagtgaaatgagtcgaggcttggacccggaaacggcgttctttacgtcacgacttaacaagcggatagtGGTGGAACTATGATGTCACTTTGTAGGCCAATTGGCAGTTAGCATCATCTGGTTCCCTTGACAACAAGTTTATAAGAGCACAATTATAAACATAACAAAGCTGTAAAAGCGGATCATGCTTACCTATTTGGCGTGATGACATTTTATATCGCCGACAGcctctgtagtcccatttagccacttgttagcaatCGCCTTTTTCAAGACACgtaacagcttaaaaaaaatcacGGGTAGGTTAGACGTATTTTATGTCGTagaataaaaagtaaaagtatatAGAGTTTGTGTTAACCATGGATCTTATTTCAGACATTTAACTAAAAACCAATTGATTTTGGGAGAATGGAACCAGAagcgctaaaatgctaactcgcttgcGTCATAGTttgtagccccgccccttttcagcactgcgctctttgtcttttgtcttccggtttgtattttCCATCTTacttatttatgaatgaactgctcgttttaaaatctactgacatttgttaaaacatctgctttaaacattacaatgcttaTGGTTAtttcattaactctacaacaggtaaatccacttcaccagctaattattcttTGACAGCGATGCCATACAAATATACAGGGCTAAATTCAAAGACAAAATTCTAAAGATGGCTGTGCACACGTTGCTCTGCCACATAAGGTCTATAGAGGGTGGTCTTTCTTACAAAGTGAcgtcgccaactactggcctggcatgcataatacaatGTTTTTAGTCATCTTCATATATCCGTGTGAACAGAGATCGTTTT
Above is a genomic segment from Chanodichthys erythropterus isolate Z2021 chromosome 21, ASM2448905v1, whole genome shotgun sequence containing:
- the pjvk gene encoding pejvakin isoform X1, whose translation is MFAAATKNFVKQVGDTGRLVHVPSLSEADRYQPLSLVTRKRRRHFWKKTKYATTPFSLKDILVGEKEITAGVSSYQLLNYEDKSDVSLNGRLGNHLIHEVGVNVSGSDSVAVKASFGIVTKHEVEVPTLLRELNARKVDLDHCLIRQSKESGRTILCVVMESIRTTRQCSLTVHAGVRGTTMRFQIDDGRNPKGRDKAIVIPAHTTIAFSVLELYVRLDGRLDICVAPESMGGFEREQIRDQLGGYIGRFSFGRLRRFLSGIIYGNPFRADDRTFEELTHSDMYMDDVVTDYYEKAASMTDLSTTYLRDEKHIRVNLLNHNIPKGPCALCGMGHQKRETVYGCLECSSGGHKYVRLHAVPCFDLWHKTLR
- the pjvk gene encoding pejvakin isoform X2; this encodes MFAAATKNFVKQVGDTGRLVHVPSLSEADRYQPLSLVTRKRRRHFWKKTKYATTPFSLKDILVGEKEITAGVSSYQLLNYEDKSDVSLNGRLGNHLIHEVGVNVSGSDSVAVKASFGIVTKHEVEVPTLLRELNARKVDLDHCLIRQSKESGRTILCVVMESIRTTRQCSLTVHAGVRGTTMRFQIDDGRNPKGRDKAIVIPAHTTIAFSVLELYVRLDGRLDDRTFEELTHSDMYMDDVVTDYYEKAASMTDLSTTYLRDEKHIRVNLLNHNIPKGPCALCGMGHQKRETVYGCLECSSGGHKYVRLHAVPCFDLWHKTLR